A single region of the Brienomyrus brachyistius isolate T26 chromosome 10, BBRACH_0.4, whole genome shotgun sequence genome encodes:
- the LOC125751230 gene encoding uncharacterized protein LOC125751230 produces the protein MFRLFGLLVFINTSLAVDVVQPSHLMKVLHGDSVTLTCFRPEDVPLAVWFKQAAGQKPQLMVKALRYFPGEFYEEYKNIKRYSLQNAEGSFNLTISNAEPSDSAVYYCAAVFYNEIAFGNGTFVIITGKDSNSRTVVQQPVSDTVQPGDSVSLQCTIETGSCAGEHSVYWFRHGSGESLPGVIYSHRNRSDECEKSPEAGSPTRSCIYSLPKGNLSLSDAGIYYCAVAMCGEMLFGNGTKLDIDGFQKLLDPLHSGLLIVLSCSIILNVALICMRYKLTCTHCADEKNSDISKTEWSREQCHDEDTLNYAALNLKKPKPRRQKKDGNNDTLYSDLRYRDYE, from the exons ATGTTCAGACTTTTTGGTCTTCTCGTTTTCATTA ACACTTCACTGGCTgtggatgttgttcagcccagccaCCTGATGAAGGTCCTgcatggagacagtgtgaccctgacatgcttccgtCCAGAAGATGTTCCTTTGGCTGTTTGGTTTAAGCAGGCTGCTGGTCAGAAGCCCCAGCTCATGGTGAAAGCACTTCGCTACTTTCCTGGTGAATTTTACGaggaatataaaaacataaaacgttactccttacagaatgcagaggggagttttaacctcactatttccaACGCGGAAccatcagattctgcagtgtattactgTGCTGCTGTGTTCTATAATGAAATCGCATTTggaaatggaacctttgtcataatcacag gtaaagactccaacagcaggactgtggtacagcagcctgtgtctgacacagtgcagcctggagactctgtgagcctgcagtgtacaatagagactgggagctgtgcaggagaacacagtgtttactggttcagacatggatcaggagaatcccttccaggagtcatttacagccataggAACaggagtgatgagtgtgagaagagccctgaggctggatctcctacacggagctgcatctacagcctccccaaggggaacctcagcctctctgaTGCTGGGatttactactgcgctgtggccatgtgtggggagatgctgtttggcaaTGGGAccaagctggatatagatg gctttcagaagctgctggatcctcttcactctggcttgctgatagttttatcttgcagcattattctgaacgttgctctcatttgtatgagatataaactgacctgtacgcactgtgcag atgaaaagaacagtgatatatcaaaaacgGAATGGTCACGCGAGCAG tgccatgacgaggacacactgaattacgctgccctgaaccttaagaagccaaaacccaggagacagaagaaagacgggaataatgacactctgtattctgacctccgctacagagattatgaataa
- the LOC125750932 gene encoding serine/threonine-protein kinase PLK1-like, with protein sequence MSVSEPSRAQMASEVPEILVDPKTLRSYSRDELLGQGASGKCYKMTDLETGDTYAVKVIRLYSWGVEEVCEEVQILKTLRHKNVVGFSHSFEDDKFLYIFMELCSGQVSP encoded by the exons ATGTCTGTCAGTGAACCTTCCCGCGCTCAGATGGCATCGGAAGTGCCTGAGATTCTGGTAGATCCCAAGACATTAAGGTCCTACAGCAGGGATGAGCTTTTGGGACAG GGCGCTTCTGGCAAATGCTATAAGATGACCGATCTTGAAACTGGCGACACCTATGCTGTTAAGGTCATACGGCTATATTCCTGGGGAGTGGAGGAG GTCTGTGAAGaagtacagattttaaaaacACTGCGCCACAAGAATGTGGTGGGCTTCTCCCACTCTTTCGAAGATGATAAGTTCCTGTACATTTTCATGGAGTTGTGCAGTGGGCAGGtgagtccctga
- the LOC125750931 gene encoding serine/threonine-protein kinase PLK3-like yields MKLKIGDFGLAVKLEPRDKEVCGTPVYMAPEVWKREGYGTEAEVWALGCVMYQLLIGEIPFDHDDRSEMLKNIKEAKFILPKNLHSEAGKLIEKIFQIDPRDRPSISHIRRHKFFRKGFTPKTLPASSCNTPPQHKAVNPFRKIFNRFMRLIRKKRSRVEPLREDAEQSGLEIPQPVESLRVLEDVNRPMNEKIDLVQLVKVVEGPVGRLYSASAVTPHTSVPPPAPCTLLFQ; encoded by the exons ATGAAGCTGAAAATTGGGGATTTTGGACTGGCGGTCAAGCTGGAGCCGAGGGACAA agAAGTCTGTGGTACTCCCGTCTATATGGCTCCAGAAGTATGGAAGCGAGAAGGATATGGAACCGAAGCAGAAgtctgggcactgggctgtgtcat gtaccAGCTTCTGATTGGGGAAATCCCATTTGATCACGACGATCGCTCTGAAATGTTGAAGAACATAAAAGAAGCAAAATTTATTCTACCTAAGAACCTTCATTCTGAGGCTGGAAAACTAAtagaaaaaatatttcaaatcgaCCCACGAGATCGCCCGTCAATATCACATATCCGTCGCCACAAGTTCTTCAGAAAG GGCTTCACTCCAAAGACACTGCCAGCTAGTAGCTGCAATACACCACCACAGCATAAAGCAGTCAACCCATTCAGAAAGATTTTCAACCGTTTCATGCGCCTGATACGAAAAAAGCGATCCAGAG TTGAGCCTTTACGGGAGGATGCCGAGCAGAGTGGACTTGAGATCCCCCAGCCTGTGGAGTCACTCCGTGTTCTAGAGGATGTCAACAGACCAATGAATGAAAAAATTGACCTGGTCCAGTTGGTCAAAGTGGTTGAG GGACCTGTAGGCAGGCTGTACTCAGCAAGTGCAGTGACGCCCCACACCTCAGTgcctcccccagctccctgtaCACTCCTGTTTCAATAA
- the LOC125751133 gene encoding immunoglobulin superfamily member 3-like, with translation MFRLFGLLVFINTSLAVDVVQPSLLTRVQLGDSVTLTCFYPEDVSYVAWFKQAAGQKPQLMVKALNLLAGEFFNEYKNIKRYSLQNAERSFNLTISNAEPSDSAVYYCVAGSYNEIAFGNGTFVIITGKDSNSRTVVQQPVPDTVQPGDSVSLQCTIETGSCAGEHSVYWFRHGSGESLPGVIYSHRNRSDECEKSPEAGSPTRSCVYSLPKGNLSLSDAGTYYCAVAMCGEMLFGNGTKLDIDGWYKLLDPLHSGLLIVLSCSIILNVALICITCKLTCTHCADEKNSDISKAEWSRKQCHDEDTLNYAALNLKKPKPRRQKKDGNNDTLYSDLRYRDHE, from the exons atgttcagactctttggtcttctcgtTTTCATTA ACACTTCACTGGCTgtggatgttgttcagcccagtctcctgacgagggttcagcttggagacagtgtaaCTCTCACATGCTTCTACCCAGAAGATGTTTCTTATGTCGCTTGGTTTAAGCAGGCTGCTGGTCAGAAGCCCCAGCTCATGGTGAAGGCACTTAATCTTTTGGCTGGTGAATTTTTCAAtgaatataaaaacataaaacgttactccttacagaATGCAGAgcggagttttaacctcactatttccaacgcggagccgtcagattctgcagtgtattactgTGTTGCTGGGTCCTATAATGAAATTGCATTTggaaatggaacctttgtcataatcacag gtaaagactccaacagcaggactgtggtacagcagcctgtgcctGACACAGTGCAGcctggagactctgtgagcctgcagtgtacaatagagactgggagctgtgcaggagaacacagtgtttactggttcagacatggatcaggagaatcccttccaggagtcatttacagccataggAACaggagtgatgagtgtgagaagagccctgaggctggatctcctacacggagctgcgtctacagcctccccaaggggaacctcagcctctctgatgctgggacttactactgcgctgtggccatgtgtggggagatgctgtttggcaaTGGGAccaagctggatatagatg gctggtacaagctgctggatcctcttcactctggcttgctgatagttttatcttgcagcattattctgaacgttgctctcatttgtataacatgtaaactgacctgtacacactgtgcag atgaaaagaacagtgatatatcaaaagcggaatggtcacgcaagcag tgccatgacgaggacacactgaattacgctgccctgaaccttaagaagccaaaacccaggagacagaagaaagacgggaataatgacactctgtattctgacctccgctacagagatcatgaataa
- the LOC125750926 gene encoding serine/threonine-protein kinase PLK3-like — translation MSVSEPSRAQMASEVPEILVDPKTLRSYSRDELLGQGASGKCYKMTDLETGDTYAVKVIRLYSWGVEEVCEEVQILKTLRHKNVVGFSHSFEDDKFLYIFMELCSGQTLGDILKARGTLTEPEVRYYVHQLISGLTYIHRQGYVHRDIKLENLFVSDQMKLKIGDFGLAVKLEPRDKEVCGTPVYMAPEVWKREGYGTEAEVWALGCVMYQLLIGEIPFDHDDRSEMLKNIKEAKFILPKNLHSEAGKLIEKIFQIDPRDRPSLSHIRRHKFFRKGFTPKTLPASSCNTPPQHKAVNPFRKIFNRFMRLIRKKRSRVEPLREDAEQSGLEIPQPVESLRVLEDVNRPMNEQIDLVQLVKVVEGPVGRLYSASAVTPHTSVPPPAPCTLLFQ, via the exons ATGTCTGTCAGTGAACCTTCCCGCGCTCAGATGGCATCGGAAGTGCCTGAGATTCTGGTAGATCCCAAGACATTAAGGTCCTACAGCAGGGATGAGCTTTTGGGACAG GGCGCTTCTGGCAAATGCTATAAGATGACCGATCTTGAAACTGGCGACACCTATGCTGTTAAGGTCATACGGCTATATTCCTGGGGAGTGGAGGAG GTCTGTGAAGaagtacagattttaaaaacACTGCGCCACAAGAATGTGGTGGGCTTCTCCCACTCTTTCGAAGATGATAAGTTCCTGTACATTTTCATGGAGTTGTGCAGTGGGCAG acactcggtgacattttaaaagctcGGGGGACTCTGACTGAGCCCGAAGTGCGATACTATGTTCACCAGCTGATTTCGGGGTTGACATACATCCACCGGCAAGGTTACGTCCACAGGGACATCAAGTTGG AAAACTTATTTGTCAGTGACCAAATGAAGCTGAAAATTGGGGATTTTGGACTGGCGGTCAAGCTGGAGCCGAGGGACAA agAAGTCTGTGGTACTCCCGTCTATATGGCTCCAGAAGTATGGAAGCGAGAAGGATATGGAACCGAAGCAGAAgtctgggcactgggctgtgtcat gtaccAGCTTCTGATTGGGGAAATCCCATTTGATCACGACGATCGCTCTGAAATGTTGAAGAACATAAAAGAAGCAAAATTTATTCTACCTAAGAACCTTCATTCTGAGGCTGGAAAACTAAtagaaaaaatatttcaaatcgaCCCACGAGATCGCCCGTCACTATCACATATCCGTCGCCACAAGTTCTTCAGAAAG GGCTTCACTCCAAAGACACTGCCAGCTAGTAGCTGCAATACACCACCACAGCATAAAGCAGTCAACCCATTCAGAAAGATTTTCAACCGTTTCATGCGCCTGATACGAAAAAAGCGATCCAGAG TTGAGCCTTTACGGGAGGATGCCGAGCAGAGTGGACTTGAGATCCCCCAGCCTGTGGAGTCACTCCGTGTTCTAGAGGATGTCAACAGACCAATGAATGAACAAATTGACCTGGTCCAGTTGGTCAAAGTGGTTGAG GGACCTGTAGGCAGGCTGTACTCAGCAAGTGCAGTGACGCCCCACACCTCAGTgcctcccccagctccctgtaCACTCCTGTTTCAATAA